The following coding sequences lie in one Niabella agricola genomic window:
- a CDS encoding response regulator transcription factor, translating into MKILLVEDATALLRAIELKLKKSGYDVHSCADGRQALAELESFTPDLVITDIMLPFVSGLEVLNAAKAKNKKMPVIVFSAMGQENAVEEAFLLGADDYVVKPFGLKELEMRIKRLLGTLNADVHS; encoded by the coding sequence ATGAAAATTTTACTTGTTGAAGACGCAACAGCCTTGCTGCGTGCCATTGAGCTGAAACTGAAAAAGAGCGGCTACGATGTGCATTCCTGCGCAGATGGCCGCCAGGCGCTGGCAGAACTGGAGTCCTTTACGCCAGATCTCGTGATTACAGATATCATGTTGCCCTTTGTTTCCGGTTTGGAGGTGTTAAACGCCGCAAAAGCAAAGAATAAAAAGATGCCGGTAATTGTATTTTCTGCTATGGGGCAGGAGAATGCAGTGGAGGAAGCATTCCTGTTGGGTGCAGATGATTATGTGGTAAAGCCTTTTGGTCTGAAAGAACTGGAAATGCGGATTAAAAGATTGTTGGGAACCCTCAATGCCGATGTGCATTCCTGA
- a CDS encoding HEAT repeat domain-containing protein, with the protein MGFELWVSKWILEDAPAAPLPSKFVKHLKQPNKRQFALDSLIELKKSVTGAAGDKVVALYLELGFKEDSLKKLNSVIWHRKVKGINELSVMQQEDMNARIFKLTNNRNIYIRREAQSAMFNFYGFKGLRFLNVLTQSISDWQQLNLIEQLRPLDPEPIPGLSGWLHSDNDTVVIFALRLAEIYQCFEVHEDVVCCLTHANEAVRGQAAKTLKEIADDSTAAILCKQYASETVRNQIVLLNSLAVIAGDAQQAFLIKELDNENAFLKLGAARVIATCCSNGWAILEAKALEQPLPFRKIYNHLRFELKK; encoded by the coding sequence ATGGGTTTTGAGCTGTGGGTAAGCAAATGGATTCTGGAAGATGCTCCTGCTGCCCCGCTTCCTTCCAAGTTTGTGAAACACTTAAAGCAGCCGAATAAACGTCAATTTGCGCTTGATAGTCTCATCGAACTTAAGAAGAGCGTAACAGGAGCTGCGGGAGATAAGGTTGTAGCCCTGTACCTGGAATTGGGTTTCAAGGAAGATTCTCTGAAAAAGCTCAACAGCGTTATCTGGCACCGGAAAGTAAAGGGTATTAATGAATTGTCTGTAATGCAACAGGAGGATATGAATGCCCGGATCTTTAAGCTAACCAATAACCGGAATATATACATCCGGAGGGAGGCGCAGTCTGCCATGTTTAATTTTTATGGATTCAAAGGATTGCGGTTCCTGAATGTACTCACCCAATCCATTTCAGACTGGCAGCAGCTGAATTTGATTGAGCAACTGCGACCGCTGGATCCGGAACCGATACCGGGGTTAAGTGGCTGGCTGCACTCGGATAATGATACCGTAGTGATTTTTGCTTTACGACTGGCAGAGATTTACCAGTGTTTCGAAGTGCATGAAGATGTGGTCTGTTGTTTAACGCATGCGAACGAAGCGGTAAGAGGGCAGGCCGCAAAAACACTGAAAGAGATCGCCGACGATTCAACAGCCGCGATTCTTTGTAAGCAGTATGCCAGTGAAACTGTCAGGAACCAGATTGTGCTGTTGAACAGCCTGGCGGTTATTGCCGGTGATGCCCAGCAAGCTTTTCTAATAAAAGAGCTGGATAATGAAAATGCGTTTTTAAAATTAGGAGCTGCCCGTGTAATCGCAACCTGTTGCAGCAACGGCTGGGCCATACTGGAGGCAAAGGCCCTGGAACAGCCATTGCCCTTCCGTAAAATTTATAATCATCTAAGATTTGAACTAAAAAAATGA
- a CDS encoding glycosyltransferase family 2 protein: protein MNWWILILEAFAFGIFLYSVVLFAFYIFIGIFSIGETRKYIYQNRVTDYRRIASSMHAPSVSIIAPAYNEGLTIVDNVRSLLSIYYYNLEVIIVNDGSKDDSLQKLIDAYQLEKIDFFIPDQIPTKEVRGVYKSRNPVLRKVVVVDKENGGKADALNVGVNIASNDYIICIDVDCILEQDAILKMVKPFMEATTQRVIASGGVIRIANSSLVEHGSLVKVRLPKDYLPRMQTLEYIRAFLLGRMAWSRLNGLLLISGAFGAFDKEIVIKCGGYNRNTVGEDMELVVRMRRYMEERKEPYKVTYIPDPLCWTEAPASYKVLGRQRNRWIRGTYETLKFHKIMFFNPRYRLLGMVSYPYWFFFELLAPVIEFLGFLAFLVMVFAGLVDWELFIALFAVVIGFNYLYSAFAVYMEVKTYNQYRRKTDIAKLLLTSLSEPFNFHPFVVWSSIRGLVDIFRNRHSWGDMAREGFGKKTS, encoded by the coding sequence ATGAACTGGTGGATTCTGATACTGGAAGCCTTTGCATTTGGGATATTTTTATATTCCGTTGTGCTCTTTGCTTTTTATATATTTATCGGTATTTTTTCCATCGGCGAAACGCGTAAATACATCTATCAGAACCGGGTAACAGATTACCGGAGGATCGCCTCCTCCATGCATGCTCCTTCCGTAAGTATCATTGCGCCGGCCTATAATGAGGGACTTACGATCGTGGATAACGTTCGCTCCCTGCTCTCCATTTATTATTATAACCTGGAAGTGATCATCGTAAACGATGGCAGCAAGGACGATAGCCTGCAAAAACTGATTGATGCCTACCAGCTGGAAAAGATCGATTTTTTTATACCGGACCAGATTCCTACCAAAGAGGTCAGGGGCGTATATAAAAGCCGGAACCCGGTACTTCGGAAAGTGGTGGTAGTAGATAAGGAGAACGGGGGCAAGGCCGATGCACTGAACGTAGGCGTAAATATTGCCAGCAATGATTATATCATTTGTATTGATGTGGATTGTATACTGGAGCAGGATGCTATTTTGAAAATGGTAAAACCGTTTATGGAAGCCACTACCCAACGGGTAATCGCTTCGGGCGGCGTAATCCGTATTGCCAACTCCTCTCTTGTGGAGCATGGCAGCCTTGTAAAAGTAAGACTGCCTAAAGATTACCTCCCGCGGATGCAAACGCTGGAATACATCCGTGCTTTTTTACTGGGAAGGATGGCCTGGAGCCGGCTCAACGGCTTGTTGCTGATTTCGGGGGCCTTCGGGGCTTTCGACAAAGAAATAGTGATAAAATGCGGTGGATATAACCGCAATACCGTCGGTGAAGACATGGAGCTGGTAGTGCGTATGCGGCGTTATATGGAAGAGCGGAAAGAACCGTACAAAGTTACCTATATTCCCGATCCTTTATGCTGGACGGAGGCTCCCGCATCTTATAAAGTATTGGGAAGGCAGCGGAACCGCTGGATCCGGGGAACCTATGAAACCTTAAAGTTTCACAAGATTATGTTTTTTAACCCCCGGTACCGGTTGCTGGGAATGGTTAGTTATCCATATTGGTTCTTTTTTGAGTTACTGGCACCGGTTATTGAATTCCTTGGGTTTCTTGCCTTCCTTGTGATGGTGTTTGCGGGGCTTGTAGACTGGGAGCTTTTTATCGCCTTGTTTGCAGTAGTGATTGGTTTTAACTACCTGTACTCCGCATTTGCGGTTTACATGGAAGTGAAAACCTATAACCAGTACCGGCGGAAAACCGATATTGCAAAGTTATTGCTGACAAGCTTAAGCGAGCCGTTTAACTTTCATCCGTTCGTAGTATGGAGCAGTATCCGGGGGCTTGTGGATATTTTCAGAAACCGGCATAGCTGGGGCGATATGGCCCGGGAAGGATTTGGTAAAAAGACATCATAA
- a CDS encoding LTA synthase family protein encodes MRYPHKPVKNESFLRRSLKGACKDFVPQLLVLAALFLVLRLFEAGYEAFRHGFNGYLWKALFAGLLKDLAFVASAGFLLYLLYFACFWAGRKFARVVFIVLGSALCLAQLALAFYFQFSFNLLGGDLWQYKLADIRQTVGAAGVSIWIFVALAVVLALIAAALAILPRRLKLPAGSVYGVIIFLALLMPFHPALRASKLHTGNEYADNLSANKSYYFYSGTIDHFNPPELQTDIYSDFYSGDYDSDSTVVDSIRTFKYVDETKFPFLRMEDTPDQLSPFFNKPTAPPDLVVIIVEGLGSAFAGSGARLGSFTPFFDSLSRAGLYWENCLSTSGRTFSVLPGLLASLPFARSGFAELGASMPPHVSLFSLLQHNGYKTAFYYGGDAHFDNMDLFMQKNHIGTIRDLKSFPAGYRKLPAASSGFSWGYGDKELFRWYLASQDPLSTAPKASVLLTVATHSPFLVNDQETYFKKFEQRLAALHFPESGKQVARNYRDQYASILYADDALKDFFTAYSKRSDFARTIFLVTGDHQMPELPLNSKIDRYHVPLLIYSPLLSRMAAFSSMVSHFDVAPSLLAFLRNNYPVQLPSLVSWIGSGLDTSRVFRNVHAYPMMQDKNDLVDFIEGTHMVNMSTLFEVDPQLNLVPDDSKELLNRVTGAFDRFKRKNQQVINGAGLIPDSIYHRYATGK; translated from the coding sequence ATGAGGTACCCGCATAAACCTGTTAAAAATGAATCGTTCCTCAGGCGAAGCTTAAAAGGCGCCTGTAAAGACTTTGTGCCGCAGCTGCTGGTGTTGGCGGCACTGTTCCTGGTGCTGCGCCTTTTCGAAGCGGGATATGAAGCCTTCCGGCACGGTTTCAACGGGTATCTCTGGAAGGCGCTCTTTGCGGGTTTGCTGAAGGACTTGGCATTTGTGGCTAGTGCCGGCTTTTTGTTGTATCTTTTGTACTTCGCATGCTTTTGGGCGGGTAGAAAATTTGCCCGTGTCGTTTTTATTGTGCTGGGCAGCGCCCTTTGCCTGGCACAACTGGCCCTGGCTTTCTATTTCCAGTTTTCGTTCAATTTACTGGGCGGCGATCTGTGGCAGTATAAACTTGCGGACATCCGGCAAACGGTGGGAGCTGCGGGGGTTAGTATCTGGATTTTTGTTGCGCTTGCCGTAGTGCTGGCGCTTATTGCAGCCGCCCTGGCGATCCTGCCCCGGAGGCTGAAACTGCCGGCAGGCAGCGTTTACGGCGTGATCATTTTCCTGGCGCTGCTGATGCCGTTTCACCCGGCATTACGGGCTTCAAAACTGCATACCGGTAATGAATATGCTGATAATCTGTCGGCAAACAAATCCTACTATTTTTATTCCGGTACCATCGACCATTTTAATCCGCCGGAACTGCAAACAGATATCTACAGTGATTTTTACTCCGGCGATTATGATAGCGACTCAACAGTTGTAGACTCCATCCGGACCTTTAAATATGTAGATGAAACAAAATTTCCCTTCCTGCGTATGGAGGATACGCCGGACCAGCTTTCGCCGTTCTTTAACAAACCAACCGCTCCACCCGACCTGGTAGTAATCATTGTGGAGGGGCTGGGAAGTGCATTTGCCGGAAGCGGTGCCCGGCTGGGTAGTTTTACGCCTTTTTTTGATTCGCTGTCCCGTGCCGGTCTTTATTGGGAAAACTGCCTGAGCACATCCGGAAGAACCTTTTCGGTATTGCCCGGTCTTTTGGCATCTTTGCCTTTTGCCAGAAGTGGTTTTGCTGAATTGGGCGCATCGATGCCTCCTCATGTCAGCCTGTTTTCTTTGTTGCAACACAACGGGTACAAGACGGCGTTTTACTATGGTGGAGATGCGCATTTCGACAATATGGATCTTTTTATGCAAAAGAACCATATCGGTACGATCAGGGATCTCAAAAGCTTTCCGGCGGGATACCGGAAACTACCCGCAGCCAGCTCCGGCTTTTCGTGGGGATACGGAGATAAAGAACTATTTCGCTGGTACCTGGCTTCGCAGGACCCGTTATCAACGGCTCCCAAGGCTTCCGTATTGCTAACCGTAGCCACGCATAGTCCTTTCCTGGTAAACGACCAGGAAACCTACTTCAAGAAATTTGAACAACGCCTGGCGGCACTGCATTTCCCGGAGTCTGGAAAACAGGTGGCCCGTAACTACCGCGATCAGTACGCCAGTATCCTGTATGCAGATGATGCATTAAAGGATTTTTTTACGGCCTATAGCAAGAGAAGTGATTTTGCGCGGACGATCTTCCTGGTAACGGGGGATCACCAGATGCCGGAGCTCCCGCTAAACAGTAAAATAGATCGCTATCATGTACCGCTGCTGATCTATTCGCCGTTATTAAGCCGCATGGCCGCTTTTTCATCTATGGTTTCTCATTTTGATGTGGCGCCGTCCTTACTAGCCTTTCTAAGGAATAACTACCCGGTGCAGCTGCCCTCACTGGTAAGCTGGATCGGGTCGGGACTGGATACATCAAGGGTTTTCCGGAATGTACATGCATACCCGATGATGCAGGATAAAAATGACCTGGTTGATTTTATAGAGGGAACCCATATGGTCAATATGAGCACTTTGTTTGAAGTGGATCCTCAGTTGAACCTGGTGCCGGATGATTCAAAGGAACTATTGAACCGGGTAACGGGAGCCTTTGACCGGTTTAAGCGGAAGAACCAGCAGGTGATCAACGGTGCGGGGTTGATACCGGACTCCATTTACCACCGATATGCAACGGGAAAATAA
- a CDS encoding YaiO family outer membrane beta-barrel protein, producing MPIKSCLLWILLLSSLQMFAQTDTTTSDGLFQAARHAAFVNKDYTLAKRYALKALTQSPKYAEIRVFLGRLYTWDKQPDSARACFDAVLKEQPDYEDAAVASADLEFWSDQNEAALERVNAGLGYHPASADLLLRKARILAALRRYGEAGNIVDTLLKKNKKNTEALALGNRIKDERSLNRIGISYDYVYFDKQFNDAWHLASIDYGRRTRIGTVIGRVNYANRFRENGVQFEADAYPRISNTFYLYMNAGYSNNVGVFPRWRLGLSVYANLPKSFEAELGIRHLYFTTTTNIYTAYIGKYYRSFLFGARTYFIPSKTTKNSASYNLLGRYYFGGADDYIGLNIGTGISPDERYLAPQLNATYSLKTYKVNLDFRHAFKLNIVTLGASFINQEYMPDTRGNQLQAGIGYIRRF from the coding sequence ATGCCAATTAAATCTTGTCTGTTATGGATCTTGCTTCTGAGCAGTTTGCAGATGTTTGCCCAGACCGATACGACCACATCTGACGGACTGTTTCAGGCGGCACGGCATGCGGCTTTTGTGAATAAGGACTATACGCTTGCGAAGCGGTATGCTTTAAAGGCATTGACGCAGAGTCCGAAATATGCAGAGATACGGGTTTTCCTGGGGCGGTTGTATACCTGGGATAAGCAGCCCGATAGTGCGCGAGCCTGTTTTGATGCGGTACTGAAAGAACAGCCGGATTATGAAGATGCTGCCGTGGCATCTGCCGACCTGGAATTTTGGAGCGATCAGAATGAAGCAGCGCTGGAGCGGGTCAATGCGGGCCTGGGGTACCACCCGGCGTCGGCAGATCTCCTGCTCCGGAAAGCCCGGATCCTTGCGGCTCTCCGCCGTTACGGGGAAGCAGGGAATATTGTAGATACCTTGCTGAAAAAAAATAAGAAAAACACGGAGGCGCTGGCCCTGGGTAACCGCATTAAAGATGAGCGGTCTTTAAACCGGATCGGTATATCGTATGACTATGTATATTTTGATAAGCAGTTTAATGACGCCTGGCACCTGGCAAGTATTGACTATGGACGCCGGACGCGGATCGGAACGGTAATCGGACGCGTGAATTATGCCAACCGGTTCCGCGAAAACGGGGTACAGTTTGAAGCCGATGCCTATCCCCGGATCTCCAATACCTTTTACCTGTATATGAATGCCGGCTACTCCAATAATGTAGGCGTTTTCCCCCGCTGGCGCCTGGGGCTTTCGGTGTACGCCAATCTCCCCAAAAGTTTTGAAGCCGAGCTGGGGATCCGGCATCTGTACTTTACCACCACTACAAATATCTATACGGCCTATATCGGCAAATATTACCGCAGCTTTTTATTTGGTGCGCGAACCTATTTCATACCCTCTAAAACCACTAAGAACTCAGCTTCTTATAACCTTTTGGGCCGGTATTACTTTGGTGGCGCGGATGATTATATCGGGCTGAATATCGGAACAGGTATATCACCAGACGAGCGTTATCTGGCCCCGCAGCTGAATGCAACCTATTCGCTGAAAACCTATAAGGTGAATCTTGATTTCAGGCATGCATTCAAATTGAATATCGTTACGTTAGGCGCTTCCTTTATTAACCAGGAATATATGCCTGATACCAGGGGGAATCAGCTCCAGGCGGGTATCGGATATATCCGCCGCTTTTAA
- a CDS encoding GNAT family N-acetyltransferase: MSTVTIRQVEARDNSKLASIIRTAFQEFNAPTKNTVFEDPTTDRLFELFQTPKALLWVAEQDNDLLGCCGIYPTEGLPEGCAELVKFYLSGTARGKGVGKALFLKCLESASALDYKEIYLESLPQFATAIGMYEKMGFRKLNHPLGNSGHSGCNIWMLKTL; encoded by the coding sequence ATGAGCACAGTTACGATCAGGCAGGTTGAAGCGCGGGATAACAGTAAACTCGCCTCCATTATTCGCACGGCATTCCAGGAGTTTAACGCTCCAACAAAAAATACGGTTTTTGAAGATCCTACCACTGACCGTCTCTTCGAACTTTTTCAAACCCCAAAAGCATTGCTATGGGTAGCCGAGCAGGATAATGACCTGCTGGGTTGCTGCGGTATTTATCCCACCGAGGGATTGCCGGAAGGCTGCGCTGAGCTGGTAAAATTTTACCTTTCAGGTACTGCAAGGGGCAAGGGTGTTGGAAAGGCATTATTCCTCAAGTGCCTGGAATCTGCATCCGCCCTGGATTACAAAGAAATATATCTCGAAAGCCTGCCCCAGTTCGCTACTGCCATTGGAATGTATGAAAAAATGGGATTCCGGAAGCTGAACCATCCGTTGGGAAACTCCGGCCATAGCGGTTGCAATATCTGGATGCTGAAAACACTTTAG
- a CDS encoding 4-alpha-glucanotransferase: MKVQFNIRFHTNYGESLWLCSAGNTWGNEPDAGDFLMKYLNYDYWTLELDIDPETLQQPLSYFYIFQTAEGERVPEYKTARQLRLPLQSEGPLVIYDTWIATDAIENVFYTAPFEEVLLPAASEPPIIPLPETNYIFMVKAPLLEANQVVCLLGNSEALSNWNTAAPVLLQKNGSYWMAQLSIRPAPLLLEYKYGIYDINQQRFIAYEEKENRVQDWPVTENGITVLQDGFIRCANNTWRGAGLAIPVFSLRTENGLGIGEFNDLKQLADWVQQTGLKLIQILPVNDTTATFTWRDSYPYAAISAFALHPIYLNLEAVAGEKAQDLVSGLCADKDRLNALPQIDYEAVLQLKIQTLKKLFDRLGKEQLQSKTYKAFFETNRHWLQPYAVFCYLRDQYKTVDHSKWTTNSIYDPAAMRSLFRDNPVVRFYCFLQYHLHLQLEEAVVYAHKKGIVIKGDIPIGVYRYGCDTWVSPELYHMELQAGAPPDDFAVYGQNWGFPTYNWPRMQEDQFSWWRSRFEQMSHYFDAFRIDHILGFFRIWSIPLNGIQGIMGYFDPSIALNAREFHERGIQFSEDRFCNPFINNIVLNQVFGNQATLVKEQFLSTENGFDYFFLPDFDSQRKLEHWFAREGDPDDLKHGLFLLLANVLMLKQENDGLTGYHPRFGLDQTISFQSLPHDQQVKIKALYNDYFFRRQDAFWKKESMKKLPELKAATNMLICGEDLGLVPSCVPEVMQELGILSLEIQRMPKQPGARFFNPAHAPYLSVVSPSTHDMSTIRGWWEENRELTQIFYNEMLHLQGEAPRHCEDWINREIIKQHLAAPAMWCICQLQDLLGMDEHIRRKDPAEERINIPADPHHYWRYRMHMTLTELIGNEAFTHLLKKMIVNSGR, encoded by the coding sequence ATGAAAGTTCAGTTCAACATCAGGTTCCATACAAACTATGGAGAAAGTTTATGGCTATGTAGTGCAGGCAATACCTGGGGAAACGAACCGGATGCTGGCGACTTCCTGATGAAGTACCTCAACTATGATTACTGGACATTGGAACTGGACATTGACCCTGAAACCCTGCAACAGCCGCTTTCCTATTTTTACATTTTTCAGACTGCCGAAGGCGAGCGGGTCCCCGAATACAAAACAGCCCGCCAGCTGCGGCTTCCCCTGCAGTCGGAAGGGCCCCTGGTTATTTATGATACCTGGATCGCCACCGATGCGATCGAAAACGTATTTTATACCGCACCCTTTGAGGAGGTACTGCTTCCGGCTGCTTCCGAACCGCCGATTATTCCGTTGCCGGAGACCAACTATATCTTTATGGTAAAAGCACCGCTTCTGGAAGCGAACCAGGTTGTTTGCCTGCTGGGCAATAGCGAAGCGCTTTCGAACTGGAATACAGCGGCCCCTGTGCTACTGCAAAAGAACGGCTCTTACTGGATGGCACAGCTTTCAATAAGACCTGCGCCGCTTTTACTGGAGTACAAGTATGGCATATACGATATCAACCAACAGCGCTTTATTGCTTACGAAGAAAAAGAAAACCGGGTGCAGGACTGGCCGGTAACAGAGAACGGAATAACCGTTTTACAGGATGGTTTTATCCGATGCGCCAACAATACCTGGCGCGGTGCAGGGCTGGCCATTCCCGTATTTAGCCTCAGAACGGAGAACGGACTGGGGATCGGTGAATTCAACGATCTTAAACAACTGGCCGATTGGGTGCAGCAAACCGGTTTGAAGTTAATCCAGATCCTGCCCGTAAATGATACCACAGCTACATTTACCTGGCGCGATTCCTATCCCTATGCCGCCATTTCTGCTTTTGCCCTTCATCCGATTTACCTGAACCTGGAAGCGGTAGCCGGTGAAAAAGCGCAGGACCTGGTGAGCGGACTCTGTGCGGATAAAGACCGGCTCAATGCGCTTCCGCAGATCGATTATGAGGCGGTATTGCAATTGAAGATCCAGACGCTTAAAAAACTATTCGACCGGCTGGGTAAGGAACAGCTGCAATCAAAAACCTATAAAGCGTTTTTTGAAACCAACCGGCACTGGCTGCAGCCCTACGCTGTGTTTTGTTACCTGCGGGATCAATATAAAACGGTAGACCATTCCAAATGGACAACAAACAGCATATATGATCCGGCAGCGATGCGTTCGCTCTTCCGGGACAATCCTGTGGTTCGCTTTTATTGTTTTTTACAGTACCACCTGCATCTTCAACTGGAAGAAGCAGTTGTCTACGCGCATAAAAAGGGCATCGTGATCAAAGGAGATATCCCCATCGGTGTATACCGGTATGGTTGTGATACCTGGGTTTCACCGGAACTCTATCATATGGAACTTCAGGCCGGCGCACCTCCTGATGATTTTGCCGTATACGGGCAAAACTGGGGTTTCCCCACCTATAACTGGCCCCGCATGCAGGAAGATCAATTCAGCTGGTGGCGAAGCCGCTTTGAGCAGATGAGCCATTATTTTGATGCATTCCGCATCGACCATATTCTTGGCTTTTTCAGGATCTGGAGCATTCCATTGAATGGCATACAGGGTATCATGGGTTATTTTGATCCAAGTATTGCGCTAAATGCCCGCGAGTTTCATGAACGAGGTATCCAGTTCAGCGAAGACCGGTTCTGCAATCCATTTATCAACAATATTGTGCTGAACCAGGTATTCGGCAACCAGGCAACGCTGGTTAAAGAACAGTTCCTGTCAACGGAGAACGGATTCGACTATTTTTTCCTACCGGATTTTGACAGCCAGCGCAAACTGGAGCATTGGTTCGCCCGCGAAGGCGATCCGGATGATTTGAAACATGGGTTGTTCCTGCTTCTGGCCAATGTACTGATGTTAAAACAGGAAAACGATGGCCTAACCGGTTATCACCCCCGTTTCGGACTGGATCAAACCATCTCTTTCCAATCGCTGCCCCATGATCAACAGGTGAAAATAAAAGCACTTTATAATGATTATTTTTTCAGGCGGCAGGATGCATTCTGGAAAAAGGAATCCATGAAAAAGCTTCCGGAACTGAAAGCCGCCACCAATATGCTGATCTGCGGCGAAGACCTGGGCCTGGTTCCCTCCTGCGTTCCCGAAGTGATGCAGGAACTGGGTATCCTGAGTCTCGAGATTCAGCGCATGCCCAAGCAACCGGGAGCCCGGTTCTTCAACCCAGCCCACGCCCCCTATCTTTCCGTGGTTTCTCCCTCCACGCATGATATGAGTACGATTCGAGGCTGGTGGGAAGAAAACCGCGAACTTACCCAGATCTTCTACAACGAAATGCTGCATCTGCAGGGCGAAGCGCCCCGCCATTGTGAAGACTGGATTAACCGGGAGATCATTAAACAACATCTTGCGGCCCCCGCCATGTGGTGCATTTGTCAGCTACAGGATTTGCTGGGTATGGATGAACATATACGGAGAAAGGATCCGGCAGAAGAGCGGATCAATATTCCTGCAGACCCCCATCATTACTGGCGTTACCGTATGCATATGACCCTTACGGAGCTGATCGGGAACGAGGCTTTCACCCATCTGCTGAAAAAAATGATTGTAAACAGCGGAAGGTAG
- a CDS encoding LVIVD repeat-containing protein, translating to MKSVTLMLMSALLLLSCSNRKNEVTGYAPLYGDLSEMKGVSLVPARAVENGGKIYVWGDLLYQVETGKGIHITDISDPAAPVQKGFIQAGGAQEVAVKNGLIYTNSQNDLVILKIENNKLQTVKRLPDAFGKLSSPALPPERGPFECPDRSKGVVIGWQKKTLVNPGCSY from the coding sequence ATGAAAAGTGTAACATTAATGCTTATGAGCGCACTGCTTTTATTGTCCTGCTCAAACAGAAAAAACGAAGTAACCGGATATGCACCCCTTTATGGAGATCTTTCGGAGATGAAGGGCGTATCGCTGGTTCCTGCGCGGGCCGTTGAGAACGGAGGGAAAATTTATGTGTGGGGTGACCTGCTTTACCAGGTGGAAACAGGAAAAGGCATTCACATCACGGATATTTCAGACCCGGCGGCACCGGTGCAGAAAGGTTTTATTCAGGCGGGTGGCGCCCAGGAAGTGGCCGTCAAAAACGGGCTGATTTATACCAATAGCCAGAACGACCTGGTGATCCTCAAGATTGAGAACAATAAGCTGCAGACTGTTAAACGACTTCCGGACGCCTTTGGCAAGTTGTCTTCCCCGGCGTTACCGCCGGAGCGGGGACCTTTTGAATGTCCTGACCGGTCAAAAGGGGTCGTGATCGGCTGGCAAAAGAAAACACTCGTCAATCCTGGCTGTTCCTATTGA
- a CDS encoding LVIVD repeat-containing protein, which produces MNLKQFLMIMTGGILLAFGCKKGDTMGPSDSGKGGSTARMTISGNYLYLVDHSTLHTFDISDPAQTVLLNTQNVGWNIETIFPYRDKLFIGSQTGMFVFDNSNPKKPQLQGQAQHLRSCDPVVADENYAYVTLRSNNNGCGGTLNQLNIYDIQGTNVLYPKQVATLVMPEPQGLGLKNNTLYVCMGKNGMNVIDVTDKTKPISRKVLSEDTDFVDVIPYDHTLIVYVKGGFILYDITNPVNPQKIGTIHN; this is translated from the coding sequence ATGAACCTGAAACAATTTCTTATGATCATGACCGGCGGCATCTTACTGGCCTTCGGATGTAAAAAAGGAGATACAATGGGGCCCTCTGATTCCGGCAAAGGTGGTTCCACGGCACGCATGACTATTTCCGGTAATTACCTCTACCTGGTGGATCATTCTACGCTCCATACCTTTGATATTTCCGATCCTGCCCAAACCGTTTTGTTGAATACACAGAATGTGGGCTGGAACATTGAAACCATCTTCCCTTACCGTGATAAACTTTTTATTGGATCGCAAACCGGTATGTTTGTGTTTGATAACAGCAATCCCAAAAAGCCGCAGCTGCAGGGACAGGCACAACATTTGCGCTCCTGCGACCCGGTGGTAGCTGACGAGAATTATGCGTATGTAACCCTGCGCAGCAATAATAATGGCTGCGGCGGAACCCTGAACCAGCTGAACATTTACGATATACAGGGTACCAATGTATTATACCCAAAGCAGGTGGCAACCCTGGTGATGCCCGAGCCGCAGGGATTGGGGTTGAAGAACAATACGCTTTATGTATGCATGGGCAAAAACGGGATGAACGTGATTGATGTAACCGATAAAACAAAACCTATAAGCAGGAAAGTGCTTTCGGAGGATACGGACTTTGTCGATGTGATTCCCTATGATCATACACTGATCGTCTATGTTAAAGGGGGCTTTATCCTTTATGATATCACCAATCCGGTGAATCCTCAGAAAATAGGCACCATTCATAACTAA